In Melopsittacus undulatus isolate bMelUnd1 chromosome 6, bMelUnd1.mat.Z, whole genome shotgun sequence, the following proteins share a genomic window:
- the PXYLP1 gene encoding 2-phosphoxylose phosphatase 1 — protein MLFRNRFLFLLALAALLAFLSLSLQFLHLIPVNSVREDGMNTKSRKRIMPGLLTEPPAIDPVYEARVYCNIPTIAERSMEGHAPHYFRLVSVQVLIRHGDRYPLYAIPKTKRPDIDCILQPNRKPSHPQLEAFIKHMSKGSAAQMGGSLSSLPRYPSHSLCEMGELTQTGVVQHLKNGQLLRDIYINKHKLLLSDWTAKQLYLETTGKSRTLQSALALLYTFLPDFDWKKINIRHQWSTIFCSGSCNCPMRNHYLEEEQRRQYSLRVKNNDLEKIYVDMAKVVGIPTRQLRASNPIDSLLCYFCHNVSFPCTKTGCIDMEHFKVIKRHQLEDERERQEKKLYFLYALLATHPLLNQTVNRLQRIVEGKKEEVFVLYSAHDVTLSPVLSALGITDARFPRFAARLVFELWQDGKRPKDHFIRILYNGADVTFQTSFCRDYYKKSTKPMCPLEKFVNFVKRDVFLIFNSTSYYDACHRRPL, from the exons tgcatttaATCCCAGTGAACTCTGTCAGGGAAGATGGGATGAACACTAAGAGCCGAAAGAGAATAATGCCTGGTTTGCTGACTGAGCCTCCTGCAATAGATCCTGTTTATGAAGCGCGTGTTTACTGCAACATTCCCACCATTGCGGAGCGCAGCATGGAAG GGCATGCACCTCATTATTTTAGGCTAGTTTCAGTTCAAGTGTTGATTCGACATGGCGACAGATATCCACTATATGCCATTCCCAAGACAAAGAGACCTGACATTGACTGTATACTGCAGCCTAACAG GAAACCTTCTCATCCTCAGCTTGAAGCTTTCATTAAACATATGTCAAAAGGGTCTGCAGCCCAGATGGGTGGTTCCCTAAGCAGCCTGCCTCGCTACCCTAGCCATTCTTTGTGTGAAATGGGAGAGCTAACACAGACAG GGGTTGTGCAACACTTGAAAAATGGACAACTATTGCGAGATATTTATATAAACAAACATAAACTGCTTCTGAGTGACTGGACAGCAAAACAGCTTTACTTGGAGACAACAGGAAAAAGTCGAACCCTGCAGAGTGCTTTGGCACTGCTCTACACTTTTTTGCCAGATTTTGactggaagaaaattaacatcaGACATCAATGGAGCACCATTTTTTGCTCTGGAAGCTGCAACTGTCCTATGCGAAACCACTACCTGGAAGAGGAACAGCGCAGACAGTACAGTTTGCGGGTGAAAAACAATGACTTAGAGAAAATATATGTGGATATGGCAAAGGTTGTAGGCATTCCCACCAGGCAGTTGAGAGCTTCTAACCCAATAGATTCTCTCTTGTGCTATTTTTGCCACAATGTCAGTTTTCCATGTACCAAAACTGGCTGCATTGATATGGAACACTTCAAAGTGATCAAAAGACACCAGTTGGAGGATGAGagagaaagacaggaaaagaaactttatTTCTTATATGCACTATTGGCTACTCATCCTCTCCTCAACCAAACTGTTAATCGGCTGCAGCGTATTgtagaagggaagaaagaagaagtaTTTGTTCTTTACTCTGCACATGATGTCACATTGTCACCTGTTCTTAGTGCCTTGGGCATTACAGATGCCAGATTTCCTAGATTTGCTGCCAGATTAGTTTTTGAGCTGTGGCAGGATGGGAAGAGACCCAAAGATCACTTTATCCGCATCCTGTATAATGGCGCTGATGTCACATTCCAGACCTCATTTTGTAGGGATTATTATAAAAAGTCCACAAAACCAATGTGCCCCCTAGAAAAATTTGTCAATTTTGTCAAGAGGGATGtgttcttaatttttaacaGCACTAGTTATTACGATGCATGTCATAGAAGACCACTGTAG